A region of Drosophila mauritiana strain mau12 chromosome 3L, ASM438214v1, whole genome shotgun sequence DNA encodes the following proteins:
- the LOC117139653 gene encoding uncharacterized protein LOC117139653, translating into MQSSSRAAPYVMLTLSQKNGVSPVADSPYGRPPRFSADAHPTLCDPLPRRSGLPPAHFDLPSLLCGTPKM; encoded by the exons ATGCAGTCAAGCAGTCGAGCGGCGCCTTACGTGATGCTCACGCT ATCACAGAAGAATGGAGTTTCTCCTGTGGCTGACAGCCCATACGGAAGGCCACCTCGATTTTCGGCAGATGCGCATCCTACTCTCTGTGATCCTCTTCCAAGAAGATCCGGATTGCCGCCAGCACATTTCGATTTACCGTCTCTGCTTTGCG GGACCCCGAAGATGTAA